The Akkermansia sp. N21116 genome includes a region encoding these proteins:
- a CDS encoding TIM-barrel domain-containing protein, giving the protein MEKPFNHHILQKTALLGCSLSFLLSGTAPAASASASASATVNAAKDSLQYETVTDAHQINPTTVEILLGKDHRMTLDFYGDNIFRIFRDDNGGIIRDPQAKPEAKILVDNPRRPVSKLDIDKDGDLVKITTGKIRIEIDKKTSLMKVINLKDNSVAFEQIAPVVLEKHKAELTLKTSPDEYFYGGGVQNGRFSHKGKVISIENQNSWTDGGVASPAPFYWSTNGYGLLWHTFKKGAYDFGSKDKSVVNLHHEDGYLDVFFMINDGATPLLNDFYQLTGNPVLLPKFAFYQGHLNAYNRDFWKEDEKGILFEDGKRYKESQKDNGGIKESLNGEKDNYQFSARAVIDRYKNHDMPLGWILPNDGYGAGYGQTETLDGNIQNLKDLAGYAKKHGVEIGLWTQSDLHPKPEISALLQRDIVKEVRDAGVRVLKTDVAWVGAGYSFGLNGITDVAQIMTYYGNNSRPFIISLDGWAGTQRYAGIWSGDQTGGAWEYIRFHIPTYIGSGLSGQPNIGSDMDGIFGGKNLVVNTRDFQWKTFTPLELNMDGWGANEKYPHALGEPATSINRWYLKLKSELIPYTYSIAKEAVTGQPIIRAMFLEEANPYTLGKATQYQFLYGPYFLIAPIYKETKTDKDGNDIRNGIYMPQGQWVDYFTGDLYAGGKIYNEIDAPIWKLPVFVKNGAIIPMANPNNNIAEINPNIRIYELYPYGHTKFTTYDDDGTTEAYKAGKGVKTLIESNADGKGNAVITIHPSVGDFKGFVKNKATEFRINVTEKPSKVSASIGKDAVQLEEAKSLGDFNTRDNVFFYDAAPNLNRFATKDSEFAKTVVTKNPQLLVKLAPSDITANPTVLTVEGFRFSPSDKRLITSGKLTAPANAQVKEEAREPYSLTPSWEPVANADYYEIQFDGMIYSTIKGTEFLFEDLVPETSYSFDVRAVNKDGYSDWATTKATTKANPLEFAIPGIVGEASVPSQGNSLDKLFDFKEKDGWHTKHSQEAVPFDLIMDLKTINKLDKFHYIPREDAGNGTFLKGSVAYSMDKDKWVEAGTFEWPKDKEVKTFTFKDAPAARYIKINVTEGVGKYGSGQEIYVFKVPGTESYLPGDINNDGKIDRNDLTSYTNYTGLRKGDSDFEGYISNGDINKNGLIDAYDISVVATQLNDDDEDEAVEEEDQAAEEAKKDDEKKEEKKDGDEKTEEKKVDQLDGKLVISTPKKDYSQGEIIEITVKGDNLNLVNALSFALPYNPADYEFVGVEPKNIQKMENLTNDRLHTNGTKALYPTFVNIGDKKTLQGSEDLFVLKFKAKRDLKFDLKPIDGMLVDRKLNSKKF; this is encoded by the coding sequence ATGGAAAAACCATTTAATCATCACATCCTCCAAAAGACGGCCCTGCTTGGATGCAGTCTGTCTTTCCTTCTGTCCGGCACTGCTCCGGCAGCTTCTGCGTCGGCCTCGGCAAGTGCTACCGTAAATGCTGCCAAAGACTCCCTGCAGTATGAAACCGTTACGGATGCGCACCAGATCAATCCGACAACTGTCGAAATCCTTCTTGGGAAGGATCACCGCATGACTCTCGATTTCTACGGTGACAACATCTTCCGTATCTTCCGCGACGACAATGGAGGAATCATCCGTGACCCTCAAGCCAAACCCGAGGCAAAAATCCTCGTTGATAATCCCCGCCGCCCGGTATCGAAACTTGATATCGATAAAGACGGAGATCTGGTCAAAATTACCACGGGAAAAATCCGCATCGAGATCGACAAGAAGACATCTCTGATGAAGGTGATCAACCTGAAGGACAATTCTGTAGCCTTCGAACAGATCGCTCCCGTCGTGTTGGAAAAGCATAAAGCGGAACTGACTCTGAAAACCAGTCCGGACGAATACTTCTACGGCGGAGGCGTGCAGAACGGACGCTTTTCTCACAAAGGCAAGGTGATTTCTATCGAAAACCAGAACAGCTGGACGGATGGCGGCGTTGCTTCCCCCGCTCCTTTCTACTGGTCCACCAACGGTTATGGCCTTCTGTGGCATACTTTCAAAAAAGGCGCATATGACTTTGGTTCCAAAGACAAGTCTGTTGTCAATCTGCACCATGAGGACGGCTATCTGGATGTTTTCTTCATGATCAATGACGGCGCAACTCCCCTCCTCAATGACTTCTACCAACTCACCGGCAATCCGGTCTTGCTGCCGAAGTTCGCCTTTTACCAAGGCCACCTGAACGCCTATAACCGCGATTTCTGGAAAGAAGACGAAAAAGGTATCCTGTTCGAAGACGGCAAGCGCTACAAAGAAAGCCAGAAGGACAACGGAGGAATCAAGGAATCCCTGAATGGGGAGAAGGATAACTATCAATTCTCCGCGCGCGCCGTCATCGACCGCTACAAGAATCACGATATGCCTCTGGGCTGGATCCTTCCCAATGACGGATACGGTGCCGGCTACGGCCAGACGGAAACCCTTGACGGCAACATTCAGAATCTGAAAGACCTTGCCGGCTATGCCAAAAAACATGGTGTGGAAATCGGCCTGTGGACCCAGTCCGACTTGCATCCGAAACCGGAAATCAGCGCCCTGCTCCAACGCGATATTGTCAAAGAAGTCCGCGACGCCGGCGTTCGTGTGCTGAAAACGGACGTTGCCTGGGTAGGTGCCGGTTATTCATTCGGACTCAACGGCATTACCGATGTTGCGCAGATTATGACTTACTACGGCAACAACAGCCGTCCCTTCATCATTTCCCTGGACGGCTGGGCCGGTACCCAGCGTTATGCCGGCATCTGGTCAGGTGACCAGACAGGCGGCGCTTGGGAATACATCCGCTTCCATATCCCCACCTACATTGGATCCGGCCTGTCAGGCCAGCCCAACATCGGATCCGACATGGATGGCATCTTCGGAGGCAAGAACCTCGTGGTCAATACCCGGGACTTCCAATGGAAAACCTTCACCCCTCTGGAACTCAACATGGACGGTTGGGGGGCCAATGAAAAATATCCCCATGCCCTGGGCGAACCGGCAACTTCCATCAACCGCTGGTACCTGAAACTTAAATCGGAACTCATCCCGTACACCTATAGCATCGCTAAGGAAGCCGTCACCGGCCAGCCGATAATCCGAGCCATGTTCCTGGAGGAAGCCAACCCCTATACCCTCGGCAAGGCAACCCAGTACCAGTTCCTTTATGGCCCATATTTCCTGATTGCCCCCATCTACAAGGAAACAAAAACAGACAAGGATGGCAACGATATCCGCAACGGCATCTATATGCCGCAAGGACAGTGGGTCGACTACTTCACCGGAGATCTATATGCCGGCGGTAAAATCTACAACGAAATCGACGCACCTATCTGGAAATTGCCTGTTTTCGTGAAAAACGGAGCCATCATCCCAATGGCCAACCCGAATAACAACATCGCAGAAATCAACCCGAATATCCGTATCTACGAACTTTATCCCTACGGACATACCAAGTTCACCACATACGACGACGACGGTACAACGGAAGCATACAAAGCCGGCAAAGGGGTCAAGACTCTGATCGAATCCAATGCCGACGGTAAGGGTAATGCCGTTATCACTATTCATCCGTCAGTCGGGGACTTCAAGGGATTCGTCAAAAACAAAGCCACGGAATTCCGCATCAATGTCACTGAAAAACCCAGCAAGGTTTCCGCCAGCATCGGCAAGGATGCCGTACAGCTGGAAGAAGCAAAATCCCTCGGTGACTTCAACACCCGGGACAATGTCTTCTTCTACGATGCCGCCCCGAACCTGAACAGGTTTGCCACCAAAGACAGCGAATTCGCCAAAACGGTTGTTACTAAGAACCCTCAGCTTCTGGTAAAACTGGCCCCTTCCGACATCACCGCCAACCCGACGGTCCTCACCGTGGAAGGTTTTCGTTTCTCTCCGTCCGATAAGCGTCTCATCACATCGGGCAAATTGACTGCCCCTGCCAACGCACAAGTGAAGGAAGAGGCCCGCGAACCTTACTCTCTGACTCCGTCCTGGGAGCCCGTTGCCAATGCGGATTACTATGAAATCCAGTTCGACGGCATGATTTATTCCACTATCAAAGGCACGGAATTCCTGTTTGAAGACCTAGTCCCCGAAACGTCGTATTCCTTCGATGTACGTGCCGTCAACAAGGACGGATACTCCGACTGGGCCACAACCAAGGCCACAACCAAGGCCAACCCGCTCGAATTCGCTATCCCGGGCATCGTCGGTGAAGCCTCTGTACCCAGCCAGGGCAACTCGCTCGACAAACTGTTCGATTTCAAGGAAAAGGACGGTTGGCATACCAAGCACAGCCAGGAAGCTGTTCCGTTCGATCTCATCATGGATCTCAAGACGATCAACAAGCTCGACAAGTTCCACTACATCCCACGCGAAGACGCCGGCAACGGAACATTCCTCAAGGGTTCCGTCGCTTACAGCATGGACAAGGACAAGTGGGTCGAAGCCGGCACGTTTGAATGGCCCAAGGACAAAGAAGTGAAGACCTTCACGTTCAAAGACGCTCCCGCCGCTCGCTATATCAAGATCAACGTTACCGAAGGCGTCGGCAAATACGGTTCCGGCCAGGAAATCTATGTCTTCAAGGTGCCCGGTACGGAAAGCTACCTGCCTGGCGACATCAACAACGACGGCAAGATTGATAGAAACGACCTCACCTCGTACACCAACTACACGGGACTGAGGAAGGGAGATTCCGACTTCGAAGGTTACATCAGTAACGGCGATATCAATAAGAACGGTCTCATTGATGCCTACGATATTTCCGTCGTCGCCACTCAATTGAACGACGACGATGAAGACGAAGCTGTCGAAGAAGAAGACCAAGCCGCTGAAGAAGCCAAGAAAGACGACGAGAAGAAGGAAGAGAAGAAAGACGGCGATGAAAAGACAGAAGAAAAGAAAGTCGATCAGCTGGACGGTAAACTTGTGATCAGTACTCCCAAGAAGGACTACTCCCAGGGAGAGATCATTGAAATTACCGTCAAGGGAGACAACCTTAATCTTGTCAACGCACTGAGTTTCGCCCTCCCCTACAATCCGGCAGATTATGAATTTGTCGGCGTTGAACCCAAGAACATCCAGAAAATGGAAAACCTGACGAACGACAGGTTGCATACGAACGGAACCAAAGCCCTGTATCCCACCTTTGTCAACATCGGGGACAAAAAGACTCTACAGGGTTCCGAGGACCTCTTCGTCCTGAAGTTTAAAGCCAAACGCGACCTCAAGTTCGACTTGAAACCCATTGATGGCATGCTGGTTGACAGGAAGCTGAATTCCAAGAAATTCTAA
- a CDS encoding aldose epimerase family protein, with protein sequence MTFKLLSYLLLGTAMLSCSPSPDASVTPLPSARFHKTMDGREVCLYTLSNKNGMTAQITNYGGRIVSLWVPSRDGSFKDVVWGYEGLDEYLKATDKYAGPIVGRYGNRIAKGQFTLDGKKYNVTRNEKGNHLHGGKIGFGNRIWTARPFTNAQGEKCLKLTYISPDGEEGYPGTVTLSVTYTLTDDNSLRISYRATTDAPTVLNPTNHSYFNLHGTSASSTNSHLLTIHGSRYTPTDSQAIPTGELAGVDKTPFDFRKPAPIGKRINSPNRDLKFGKGYDHNWVLDRPENAKPGELIEAAELYEPSTGIVMDILTDQPGLQFYSGNFMDGKDIGKRGDKHNFRSGIALECQNFPDAPNHKNFPSSVLRPGQEYSQESVYKFSVR encoded by the coding sequence ATGACATTCAAGCTACTCTCCTATCTCCTTCTGGGGACGGCCATGCTATCATGTTCGCCATCGCCCGATGCAAGCGTGACTCCCCTGCCATCCGCCCGGTTCCACAAGACCATGGACGGCAGGGAAGTATGTCTCTACACTCTCTCCAACAAGAACGGAATGACCGCCCAAATTACCAATTACGGCGGTCGTATAGTCAGCCTGTGGGTACCCTCCCGGGATGGTTCCTTCAAAGACGTCGTCTGGGGATATGAGGGATTGGACGAGTACCTGAAAGCCACGGACAAGTACGCCGGACCGATTGTCGGACGCTATGGCAACCGCATCGCCAAGGGGCAATTTACGCTGGATGGCAAAAAATACAATGTCACCCGCAACGAAAAAGGTAATCATTTGCACGGAGGCAAGATCGGGTTCGGCAACCGGATCTGGACGGCACGGCCATTCACCAACGCCCAGGGGGAAAAATGCCTGAAGCTCACCTACATTTCCCCCGACGGAGAAGAAGGATACCCGGGAACCGTCACTCTATCGGTCACTTATACATTGACCGACGACAATTCCCTGAGGATCTCGTACAGAGCCACAACGGATGCTCCAACCGTCCTGAACCCGACGAACCACAGCTACTTCAATTTGCATGGAACCAGTGCCAGTTCCACCAACTCGCACTTGCTTACTATCCACGGCAGCCGGTATACCCCCACAGACAGCCAGGCTATTCCCACGGGTGAACTGGCCGGAGTAGACAAGACACCCTTCGATTTTCGCAAGCCGGCCCCCATCGGCAAGCGAATCAACTCCCCCAACCGGGATTTGAAATTCGGCAAAGGATACGACCACAATTGGGTTCTTGACCGTCCTGAGAACGCCAAACCCGGCGAACTCATCGAAGCGGCCGAACTCTATGAACCCTCAACCGGCATTGTCATGGATATCCTGACAGACCAGCCGGGGTTACAGTTCTATAGTGGCAACTTCATGGATGGCAAGGACATCGGCAAAAGGGGGGACAAGCATAACTTCCGCAGCGGAATCGCTCTCGAATGCCAGAACTTCCCCGATGCGCCAAATCACAAAAACTTTCCGTCTTCCGTCCTGCGCCCCGGACAGGAATATTCCCAGGAATCGGTATACAAATTCAGCGTCCGGTAA
- a CDS encoding MFS transporter, with protein MTTQSQGGTMTRYRWIICAMLFFATTVNYMDRQVLSLTWADFIAPEFHWTNTDYGNITALFSLVYAIGMLFAGRFVDWMDTKKGYLWSIGIWSLGACVHAYCGIATAGILDGTWFVGFEEAKEVISHINDTARIVNVSVTLFIIARCVLAIGEAGNFPAAIKATAEYFPKKDRAFSTSIFNAGATAGALLAPLTIPFIAAAYGWEMSFIIIGALGFLWMGFWVFLYKKPDQNPRVSAAELAYIQQDKDEVSKVEQTEEKEGKKISLLQSFTYRQTWAFAVGKFMTDGVWWFYLLWAPAYLSKVYGLDSTQSAPMIFVLYLITLLSIIGGWLPTHFINKGMNPYAGRMKAMLIFAFFPVLVLFAQPLGSLSVWIPVCLIGLAGAAHQAWSANIFSTIGDMFPKSAIATITGIGGMAGGLGSALLQKGSGNLFDHCEDAHVTFMGFEGLEAGYFIMFIICALAYLVGWIIMKVLVPKYKPVII; from the coding sequence ATGACGACACAATCTCAAGGAGGCACTATGACCCGCTACCGCTGGATCATCTGCGCCATGCTCTTCTTCGCTACGACAGTCAACTACATGGACCGCCAGGTCCTGTCCCTGACCTGGGCTGACTTCATCGCTCCGGAATTCCACTGGACCAATACCGATTACGGCAATATCACAGCCTTGTTCTCCCTGGTTTATGCCATCGGCATGCTCTTTGCCGGTCGATTCGTCGACTGGATGGATACCAAGAAAGGCTATCTCTGGTCCATCGGCATCTGGTCGCTGGGCGCCTGCGTCCACGCCTACTGCGGCATTGCCACGGCAGGCATTCTCGACGGGACCTGGTTCGTCGGATTCGAAGAAGCCAAAGAAGTTATTTCCCATATCAACGATACCGCCCGCATCGTCAACGTCAGCGTTACCCTGTTTATCATCGCCCGCTGTGTGCTGGCCATCGGTGAAGCAGGCAACTTTCCGGCTGCGATCAAGGCTACCGCGGAATACTTCCCCAAGAAAGACCGAGCCTTCTCGACCAGTATTTTCAATGCGGGAGCTACAGCAGGAGCTCTACTCGCCCCGCTAACCATCCCCTTCATCGCCGCAGCCTACGGCTGGGAAATGTCCTTCATCATCATCGGCGCCCTCGGCTTCCTCTGGATGGGCTTCTGGGTCTTCCTTTATAAGAAGCCGGATCAAAACCCCAGAGTCAGTGCCGCAGAACTCGCTTACATCCAGCAGGACAAGGACGAAGTTTCCAAAGTGGAACAAACTGAAGAGAAAGAAGGCAAAAAAATCAGCCTGTTGCAGAGTTTCACCTACCGTCAGACCTGGGCCTTTGCCGTCGGCAAGTTCATGACGGACGGCGTCTGGTGGTTCTACCTTTTGTGGGCTCCCGCCTATCTCAGCAAAGTATACGGCCTTGACTCTACCCAGAGCGCCCCGATGATCTTCGTCTTGTACTTGATCACGCTGCTTTCCATCATCGGAGGCTGGCTACCGACCCACTTCATCAACAAGGGCATGAACCCCTATGCGGGCCGCATGAAAGCGATGCTCATCTTTGCCTTCTTCCCGGTGCTGGTCCTCTTTGCCCAGCCGCTAGGCTCCCTCTCGGTCTGGATTCCCGTCTGTCTCATCGGTTTGGCCGGTGCAGCCCATCAGGCATGGTCCGCCAATATCTTTTCCACCATCGGCGACATGTTCCCAAAATCCGCTATCGCCACCATCACGGGTATCGGCGGCATGGCCGGGGGACTTGGCTCCGCCCTGCTGCAAAAGGGCTCCGGCAACCTCTTCGACCACTGTGAAGACGCCCACGTCACTTTCATGGGATTCGAGGGACTGGAAGCCGGCTACTTCATCATGTTCATCATCTGCGCCCTGGCCTATTTGGTCGGCTGGATCATCATGAAAGTCCTCGTACCCAAGTACAAGCCGGTAATCATCTAA
- a CDS encoding gluconate 5-dehydrogenase codes for MSQGIDLFRLDGKIALITGSSHGLGMAVAIGLGQAGATIVINGSNPEKLAQAVEEYASAGITAHPYVFDVTREDLIDENITRIEQEVGPIDILVNNAGIIKRIPALEMSLEDWNQVINIDLTAPFLMSRRVARGMKERGCGKIINMCSMMSEVGRDTVSAYAAAKGGLKMLTKNLATEWARYNIQVNGIGPGYFATSQTAPIRVNGNPFNEFILKRTPAARWGNPEDLAGTAIFLASEASNFVNGHILYVDGGILATLGKASNEN; via the coding sequence ATGTCTCAAGGAATTGATCTCTTCCGCCTCGATGGAAAAATCGCCCTCATTACGGGAAGTTCCCACGGTCTCGGCATGGCCGTCGCCATCGGCCTCGGACAAGCCGGGGCGACCATCGTCATCAATGGTTCCAATCCGGAAAAACTCGCTCAGGCCGTCGAAGAATACGCCTCTGCCGGCATTACCGCCCATCCCTACGTCTTCGACGTCACCCGGGAGGATTTGATTGATGAAAACATCACCCGCATCGAACAGGAAGTCGGCCCCATCGACATTCTTGTCAACAATGCCGGCATCATTAAGCGCATTCCTGCTCTGGAAATGAGTCTGGAGGATTGGAACCAGGTGATTAACATCGATCTGACAGCCCCCTTCCTGATGTCCCGCCGCGTCGCCCGCGGCATGAAGGAACGAGGCTGCGGCAAAATCATCAACATGTGCTCGATGATGAGTGAAGTAGGTCGCGACACCGTCTCCGCCTACGCAGCCGCCAAGGGAGGTCTCAAGATGCTCACCAAGAATCTCGCTACGGAATGGGCCCGGTACAATATCCAGGTCAATGGCATCGGACCGGGTTACTTCGCCACCAGCCAGACGGCACCCATCCGCGTTAACGGCAATCCCTTCAACGAATTTATCCTTAAACGCACTCCTGCCGCACGATGGGGAAATCCGGAGGATCTCGCCGGTACGGCTATTTTCCTGGCTTCGGAAGCATCCAACTTTGTCAACGGACACATCCTGTATGTAGACGGCGGCATCCTCGCCACGCTTGGTAAAGCGTCCAACGAAAACTAA
- the kduI gene encoding 5-dehydro-4-deoxy-D-glucuronate isomerase, producing MKINFQLRYAANPRDAKSYDTSRLREDFLIETLFTADEINLVYSMYDRLIVGGIHPVDEALKLEPVDALRAEFFTERREIGLINVGGAGKVSVEGTEYEIGHKEALYIGRGNKEIIFSSCDKTAPAKFYFNSAPAHTSYPTRKVTKKDAVILELGTLEESNHRVINRMIVREVLQTCQLQMGMTELKPGSVWNTMPPHTHNRRMEAYFYFDFCDKNAVCHFMGEIDETRHIWMKREQAVISPSWSIHSACATSNYTFIWGMAGENLDYNDMDGCTATDLK from the coding sequence ATGAAAATCAATTTTCAGCTTCGTTACGCTGCAAATCCCCGCGATGCCAAATCCTACGATACTTCCCGGCTCCGGGAAGACTTCCTGATCGAAACCCTCTTTACCGCAGATGAAATCAACTTGGTTTATTCCATGTATGATCGTCTGATCGTCGGCGGTATTCATCCGGTAGATGAAGCCTTGAAGCTCGAACCCGTCGACGCCCTGCGTGCCGAATTCTTCACGGAACGCCGTGAGATCGGCCTCATCAATGTCGGAGGAGCAGGAAAAGTCTCCGTCGAGGGAACCGAATACGAAATCGGTCACAAGGAAGCCCTTTACATCGGCCGCGGCAACAAAGAGATTATCTTCTCCAGTTGCGACAAGACCGCCCCCGCCAAATTCTATTTCAACTCCGCCCCCGCTCATACGTCGTACCCAACGCGCAAGGTTACCAAGAAAGATGCCGTCATTCTGGAACTCGGGACTCTGGAAGAAAGCAATCACCGGGTCATCAACCGCATGATCGTCCGGGAAGTCCTGCAAACATGCCAGCTTCAAATGGGCATGACCGAGCTCAAGCCCGGCAGCGTCTGGAACACGATGCCGCCACACACTCACAACCGCCGCATGGAAGCCTACTTCTACTTTGACTTCTGCGACAAAAACGCGGTCTGTCACTTCATGGGCGAAATCGACGAAACGCGCCACATCTGGATGAAGCGCGAGCAAGCCGTAATCTCCCCGTCGTGGTCCATCCACTCTGCCTGCGCCACCAGCAATTACACTTTCATCTGGGGCATGGCAGGAGAGAATCTCGACTACAACGATATGGACGGCTGCACGGCCACCGATCTGAAATAA
- a CDS encoding helix-turn-helix domain-containing protein has protein sequence MKEELPPCPVEITLMLIRDRWKVLIIRDLMDGTKRFGELKKSVGHVSQKVLTANLRSMEESGLLTRKVYPEVPPRVEYTLTETGYSLKPVLDAMVAWGTEYKNKNS, from the coding sequence ATGAAGGAAGAACTGCCGCCTTGCCCGGTCGAAATCACTTTGATGCTTATCCGAGATCGCTGGAAAGTATTGATTATCCGTGATTTGATGGACGGAACAAAACGCTTTGGAGAATTAAAGAAGTCTGTCGGGCACGTCTCTCAAAAGGTTCTGACAGCTAATTTACGCTCCATGGAAGAGAGCGGACTGCTTACCCGGAAAGTGTACCCCGAAGTACCGCCACGGGTGGAGTACACACTGACTGAAACAGGCTACAGTCTCAAACCGGTTTTGGACGCCATGGTCGCATGGGGAACGGAGTACAAAAACAAGAACAGTTAA